The Vitis riparia cultivar Riparia Gloire de Montpellier isolate 1030 chromosome 3, EGFV_Vit.rip_1.0, whole genome shotgun sequence genome includes a region encoding these proteins:
- the LOC117909500 gene encoding sodium channel modifier 1-like, whose translation MSVFGGDSWAREAQHRKRKVEDLMVEGLDASSYKKLSTGKFACLLCANNPILDSPLMLSMHRKGSRHRAAESRFKERELRRQDEIKKRIALSDGSIGSGDTSTSAKQFRFASKPLIEQTKKAASETLCNKIQNVTIQSHNAKESRDDSSNGPSNCNDNSSFPAMEAGERVVVQHQLDFQAIRERELRFTAAGWKRDCHGRWFKDENVEFDSDEEDPNICLA comes from the exons ATGAGTGTGTTCGGGGGAGATAGCTGGGCGAGAGAGGCCCAGCACAGAAAGAGAAAGGTGGAAGATCTAATGGTGGAAGGACTTGATGCATCTTCATACAAGAAGCTCTCCACCGGCAAATTCGCCTGCCTCCTCTGCGCCAACAACCCCATCCTCGATTCTCCTCTTATGCTCTCC ATGCATAGAAAGGGATCACGCCATCGTGCTGCCGAGTCCAGGTTCAAGGAGAGAGAATTAAGGAGACAAGATGAGATAAAGAAGAGAATAGCTTTATCTGATGGTTCCATAGGCAGTGGTGATACTAGCACTTCTGCCAAACAATTTAGGTTCGCAAGCAAGCCATTGATTGAACAGACAAAGAAGGCTGCTTCTGAGACACTCTgcaataaaattcaaaatgttaCAATTCAGAGCCATAATGCTAAAGAAAGTAGAGATGATTCCTCAAATGGACCATCAAATTGTAATGACAATAGCTCCTTCCCTGCAATGGAAGCAGGTGAAAGAGTGGTTGTACAGCACCAATTGGATTTCCAGGCCATTCGAGAGAGGGAACTCAGGTTCACCGCTGCCGGTTGGAAGCGCGACTGCCATGGAAGGTGGTTTAAAGATGAAAAC GTTGAATTTGACTCTGATGAAGAAGATCCAAACATCTGTCTTGCTTGA
- the LOC117911632 gene encoding uncharacterized protein LOC117911632, producing MGFTSARGVLTLLVLTASMLAVGLASRSIAGRPANYWNFGFKHSFWGPRNGHLFHPNNNNTTRPPKKFIVGGSEHWRYGFNYTDWALNNGPFYVNDTLVFKYDPPSKTTFPHSVYLLPNPWSFLTCDLSKAEQVATVAQGGGEGFEFVVKNWWPHYFACGEHDGLHCKEGMMKFFVMPLLGPYHG from the exons ATGGGTTTCACTTCTGCACGAGGGGTACTCACCTTACTGGTATTGACTGCTTCCATGTTAGCAGTTGGTTTGGCAAGCAGATCCATCGCAGGCAGGCCTGCAAACTATTGGAATTTCGGCTTCAAACACAGCTTTTGGGGTCCCAGAAATGGTCATCTATTCCAccccaataataataatactactCGACCTCCCAAGAAGTTCATCGTCGGTGGATCGGAGCACTGGCGCTATGGCTTTAACTACACTGACTGGGCTCTCAATAACGGTCCCTTCTACGTTAATGATACTTTAG TGTTCAAGTATGATCCTCCAAGCAAGACAACATTTCCTCACAGTGTATACTTGCTGCCAAACCCTTGGAGCTTCTTGACATGCGACCTCAGCAAGGCGGAGCAGGTGGCTACGGTGGCTCAAGGAGGCGGGGAGGGTTTCGAGTTTGTGGTGAAGAACTGGTGGCCTCACTACTTTGCCTGCGGAGAACACGATGGGTTGCACTGCAAAGAGGGGATGATGAAGTTCTTTGTGATGCCGCTGCTTGGTCCTTACCATGGCTGA
- the LOC117908797 gene encoding uncharacterized protein LOC117908797: MGFTCAQGVLTLLVLTASMLSVGTASRPIAGRPANYWNFGFNHSFWGPRNGHPFHPNNNNTRPPKKFIVGGSDHWRYGFNYTEWALNNGPFYVNDTLVFKYDPPSKTTFPHSVYLLPNLRSFLTCDLSRAEQVATVAQGGGEGFEFVLKNWWPHYFACGEHDGVHCKEGMMKFFVMLLPGPYHG; the protein is encoded by the exons ATGGGTTTCACTTGTGCACAAGGGGTACTCACCTTATTGGTATTAACTGCGTCCATGTTATCAGTTGGTACGGCAAGCAGACCCATTGCAGGCAGGCCTGCAAACTATTGGAATTTCGGCTTCAACCACAGCTTTTGGGGTCCCAGAAATGGTCATCCATTTCAccccaataataataacaccCGACCTCCCAAGAAGTTCATCGTGGGTGGATCAGACCACTGGCGCTATGGCTTTAACTACACTGAATGGGCTCTCAATAATGGCCCCTTCTACGTTAATGATACTTTAG TGTTCAAGTATGATCCTCCAAGCAAGACAACATTTCCTCACAGTGTGTACTTGCTGCCAAATCTTCGGAGCTTCTTGACATGCGACCTCAGCAGGGCGGAGCAGGTGGCTACGGTGGCTCAAGGAGGCGGTGAGGGTTTCGAGTTTGTGCTGAAGAACTGGTGGCCTCACTACTTTGCCTGCGGGGAACATGATGGGGTGCATTGCAAAGAGGGGATGATGAAGTTCTTTGTGATGCTGCTGCCTGGTCCTTACCATGGCTGA
- the LOC117911883 gene encoding uncharacterized protein LOC117911883, giving the protein MGFTSGQGLVTLLVLTASLLAVGMANRPIAGKPANHWNSGFNHSIWGPRNNPFHPNNTRPPKKFVVGGSERWRYGFNYTDWALKNGPFYINDTLVFKYDPPNSTTFPHSVYLLPNFGRFLTCDLSRAKQVATVAQGGRKGFEFVLKNLWPHYFACGEHNGLHCKEGMMKFSVMPLFRPCHG; this is encoded by the exons ATGGGTTTCACTTCTGGACAAGGACTAGTCACCTTACTGGTGTTAACTGCTTCCCTGTTAGCGGTCGGTATGGCAAACAGACCCATTGCAGGTAAGCCTGCAAATCACTGGAATTCCGGCTTCAATCACAGCATTTGGGGTCCCAGAAACAATCCTTTCCACCCCAATAATACCCGGCCTCCCAAGAAGTTCGTCGTCGGTGGATCGGAGCGCTGGCGCTACGGCTTTAACTACACTGATTGGGCTCTCAAGAATGGACCCTTCTACATTAACGATACTCTGG TGTTCAAGTATGATCCTCCAAACAGCACCACATTTCCTCACAGCGTATACTTGCTGCCAAACTTTGGGAGATTCCTGACGTGCGACCTGAGTAGAGCCAAGCAAGTGGCTACGGTGGCGCAAGGAGGCAGAAAGGGgtttgagtttgtgctaaagaaCTTGTGGCCTCACTACTTTGCCTGCGGGGAACACAATGGGCTGCACTGCAAAGAGGGAATGATGAAGTTCTCTGTGATGCCGCTGTTTCGTCCCTGCCATGGCTGA